GGCCATCACCTTTGCCCAACAAAAGTTACCCACCATTTTACTGGATGCGGATTTAAGGCGCGGTGTGCTACACAATTCTTTTGCCTGTAAAAAGAAACCGGGTTTTTCGGACTTTTTGTACAGCAATGCCGATATTACGGACGAAAACGTACGCAAGATTATTCAAACCACGCATATTCCGAACCTGTACTTGATCAGCAGCGGCGTGCCCATTCCCAATCCTTCGGAACTTTTAGGCAGCACACGCGCCCAGGAATTGATCCGATTTCTGTCGCATCGTTTTGGCTTTGTTATAATTGATACACCGCCGCTGGCGGTCGCTTCGGATGCGGTTATTGTCTCGCGCTATGTGGATGGCGGACTGCTGGTGGTGCGCGCCGGAAAATCCAATATTGTGCAGCTTAAATCTAAAATCGAAGAGTATCAGGATCTCAGAAAGAATCTGGTCGGAATCGTTTTGAATTTTGCTAAAGAAGACATGGATCATAAAAAATATCGCTACACCTATTACAATTATTAAAAATTAGATTATCGTTTGCTAATTACAATTTTAATTAAATGGGGATTTGGTTTAGAATCGAATCCCCATTTTAATAAATAGAGAAAGTTTCCCATGAAAGTAGCCGCACTTACACCGTCCAGATATGAAGCGTGGGATGCCTTTGTAGATTATCATCCCTCCGGCAGGATCTATCAAAAGACCGTCTGGAAAGCCATTTTTGAGCAGGCTTTTGGCAGAAAAACGCTCTACTATTATGCAGAAGATGAGGCGGGCGAGATTCAAGGTGTTTTACCGCTGGTTCATTTTCATACCTTTATCGCCGGCAAACAGTTGATCAGCCTGCCGTATGTTAATTATGGCGGGCCCATCTTTAAACATGAGCTGGCCGCTGAGCTTTTGATGACTAAGATGCGGGAACTGCTGGAAGCTACAAATTCCGATGTCGTGGAAATCAGATATGATCAGCCACAGGCCTTTGATCTGCCTGTTAAAGAAAATAAGGTGACCTTTTACCTCAGTCTGCCCGATTCGGCCGATGACCTGCTAAAAAGCTTTAAAGCCAAGGTGCGCAGTCAGATTAAGCGGCCGACTAAAGAAGGAATGTATGCTCAAATTGGCCACATTAATTTATTGAACGATTTTTACCATGTCTTTTGCCGGAATATGCGCCATCTGGGCACGCCGGTTTATTCTAAAAAGATCTTTCAGGTCATTCTGAACTCGCTGCCCGAGCAGACGCATATTGTGGTGGTTTATTCAAAAGACGGTTTGCCGGTTGCGGCGGCCTTTTTAATGGGCTACAAACAGACCATGGAGATCCCATGGGCCTCTTCGTTGCGCAAATACAATCGCTACAGCCCCAATATGTTGCTGTATTGGGAGGCGCTTAAACTGGCAATCGAAAAAGGGTATAAAATTTTTGATTTTGGTCGGGGAACGCGAGAAGGCGGCACCTATCGTTTTAAAAAACAGTGGGGCGGAGACGAAATCCAGCTTTACTGGTATTATTTGCTGGGGCCGAACGGGCAATTGCCCCAGGTGAATAAAGAAAATCCAAAATTTGAACGGGCCATTAAAATCTGGCAAAAACTACCTTTGTGGTTTACCAACCTGGCCGGCCCACCGATTGTTAGAAACATACCATAACGTTGAAGGGAACGATGAATTTAATCCAATACCACTTTAATGAATTAGATAAACTAAAAAGCAAATGGGCAGAACTTCATGCAAAAAGCGACGCTTCCAATCCTTTTACCTCATTTGAATGGATTAATATCTGGCTTGGCCATTTTTTAAATGATGAAAGTGCCTGTCAGGTGCATGTTGTTTTAGATGACCGCGAAGAAGTTGTGGGCATCATTCCCCTTGTTAATATCCACGAAAAGCACACCGGCGTAACATTCAAAGGTTTAAGCTTTGCAGCCAATTCGCATTCGTTTCGCACGCGCCTGCTTGTTTTGCCCGAAAAAAAGCAAGAAATCATTAAGTTCTGGCTGGAAGCAGTTTGTCAAAATCAATACTTTGATTATTTGCGATTTAAAGAGTTTTTATATGATGAAACGGTCGTAAATATTCTAAAAGACAAAAAGCTGAGGTTCAGCCTGGAAGAGCCAAAACAGCCGCCATATCTGGATTTAGAAGGAGATTGGGAAAGCTATTTCGGCGGGTTGCGGGGCCACTTCCGGCGCAACTTACGGCGACGATTACGCAATGCAGAAAAGGAATATGGCAAGATTGAATATCGTGTGTTCGACGGCAGCGACGAAGAACTGGATGCCTTTGTACTACAAGGCCTGAAGCTGGAGGCCAGTGGATGGAAGGGGAAGCAGGGTTCGGCCATTTTAAAATCGCAAACCGTAAAAGATTTTTATTTTGATGTGGCGCACAATTTTTTTAAACGGGGTTTGTTGCATCTCGGCGGCCTTTATTTCGGAGAACGGCTGGTGGCCTTTAATTTCTCCATTATTTATGATCAGGTCTTTTACCTGTTAAAGGTGGCCTACGACGAATCGGTGGCAAAATTTTCGCCAGGGCAAATTATGACCTATCTTTTACTGAAGCGCTTATTTGAGCAAAAGCTAAAACGCTTCGACTTTTTAGGCCCTGCCATGCCCTGGAAGCTGGAATGGACCGGGCAGTTTAATCAACATTCCACTTTGTATATCTATGGAAATACCTTTAAAGGTTCTTATCTTTACACCTTAAACAGCAAGCTGCTGCCCGCTTTAAGGAAGATCGAATTCTTAAAAAAATTAAAACAGAAGATTATAAAGCGATGAAATACATACCATCACTGCAGGCCATCAGTCCGTTTTATTTTATTAAACCTTCGGCCAGGGTTTTTGAGCGCTATTATCCTTTCGACCATTCCGGGCTGCACCTTTTCTATTTTGCCCGTAATGGCATTTATTTTTTGGGCAAATATCTAAAATCAAAAGGCATCAACCGCATCCTTTTTCCGGCCTATAACCACGGTAATGAAATCAGGGCATTGCTGGCCTCCGGCTTAAAATTGGAATATTACAATATTCACGCCAGCGCTGAAATTGATTTTGAGCATCTGGAGCGGCAGTTAAAAGACGGAGACTTTCGTGTTTTATATTTTATCCATTATGTGGGCATTGCCCAGAATCTGGAAAAAATTATTGAATTGAAAGAAAAGTACGACTTAATTCTGATTGAAGATAATGCGCTGGGCCTGTTCTCGGAATACAGAGGACGGCCGCTGGGAAGTTTTGGCGATTTTGGAATATTTTGTTTTTACAAAACGTTGCCTATTCCCAACGGCGGCGGGCTGGTCATAAACAACGATTCGTTGCGCTTTCCGATCGAAACCGTACCGCCGCAGCTTTTGTCCACCATTAGTCGCAGCGCCGGCTTATTCTTCAACTGGCTCGATTTAAGATTTAACGGATTGGGGCGAAAATTACAGGCGGCCAAAAGCAAGTTGTCTTCTGTGGCAGATAAAATGGAAGTGGAGCGCGTGCCGGTGCTGGATACGGGCTTTGCTGTGGATAAAGCTGCCTGGGGCATTTCGAAGCTTTCCCGATATTTAATCAATAGAATTTCGGTGGAAAACGTTATCAAAAAAAGACGAGAAAATTTCAACTTTATGTTAAAACATATTCCTGAAAAATATCATCTTTTTTCAGAATTGCCCGATGGCGCCGTGCCCTGGTTCTTTCCGGTTAAAATAAAAAATAGAGAGCCGGTCTTCCAGGAGCTGACCAGGCGAGGCGTTGACTGCGCTCGCTTCTGGCGGCATTTTCATCCGGATATTCCGGCCGAACGTTTTCCGGAAATAAAAACCCTGCGAGATACCGTTTTAGAATTACCAATACATCAGGATTTAACGGATAAACATTTGAAGTTTGTCTGCGATCAGTTTAATCAAATAGCGAAGTGAAATGGATGTAATTTTTTTCTGGAGCAGTGTACTTATCCTGGGATATATTTACCTGGGATACCCTTTAATACTTTTTATTCTGTCCAGGATTATAAACAAACCGTTAAAAGCGGATGAAAATAATTTGCCCACCGTGGCTCTGGTGATTTCGGCTTTTAATGAAGAGGCCGTCATTAAAGAAAAGATCGAAAACACGCTTGGGCTGGATTACCCGCCGCACAAATTACAAATCTGGGTCGTTTCAGATGCTTCAACCGACCACACCGATGAAGTGGTGCGCTCATTTGTCAATGACCGCGTGCATTTGCTGCGCATGGAAGAGCGCAGCGGCAAGACCTCCGGCATTACGCGCGTCATGCAAAAAATCGAGAGCGAAATTGTGGTGTTTTCTGATGCCAATTCCATGTATGATAAAAAGGCTATTCGGGAGCTGGTCAAATACTTCGCCGATCCGAAAATCGGTTATGTGGTGGGGCACGCGCGTTATTATGACAATGGTGAAACCGCCGGTTCGCAGGAAGAGGTGTACTGGTCGCTGGAGATCAAAATGAAAATCAACGAATCGAAAATCGGATCGGTGGTGGGCGGCGACGGCGCCATTTATGCCATTCGTAAAGATCTTTTTAAACCGCTTGCCCCGGACGACATCAATGATTTTGTGAATCCCATTCAGATTGTTTTGCAGGGTTTTCGGGGCGTGTTCAATCCTTACGCCGTCTGCTACGAAGAAGCCGCGCCGTCTTTTTTTAAAGAGTACTGGCGTAAAAGACGAATCGTTAACCGCAGCTGGCGCGGTTTGTGGAAAAATGTTGCGGTT
This sequence is a window from Caldithrix abyssi DSM 13497. Protein-coding genes within it:
- a CDS encoding FemAB family XrtA/PEP-CTERM system-associated protein; the encoded protein is MKVAALTPSRYEAWDAFVDYHPSGRIYQKTVWKAIFEQAFGRKTLYYYAEDEAGEIQGVLPLVHFHTFIAGKQLISLPYVNYGGPIFKHELAAELLMTKMRELLEATNSDVVEIRYDQPQAFDLPVKENKVTFYLSLPDSADDLLKSFKAKVRSQIKRPTKEGMYAQIGHINLLNDFYHVFCRNMRHLGTPVYSKKIFQVILNSLPEQTHIVVVYSKDGLPVAAAFLMGYKQTMEIPWASSLRKYNRYSPNMLLYWEALKLAIEKGYKIFDFGRGTREGGTYRFKKQWGGDEIQLYWYYLLGPNGQLPQVNKENPKFERAIKIWQKLPLWFTNLAGPPIVRNIP
- a CDS encoding GNAT family N-acetyltransferase, whose translation is MNLIQYHFNELDKLKSKWAELHAKSDASNPFTSFEWINIWLGHFLNDESACQVHVVLDDREEVVGIIPLVNIHEKHTGVTFKGLSFAANSHSFRTRLLVLPEKKQEIIKFWLEAVCQNQYFDYLRFKEFLYDETVVNILKDKKLRFSLEEPKQPPYLDLEGDWESYFGGLRGHFRRNLRRRLRNAEKEYGKIEYRVFDGSDEELDAFVLQGLKLEASGWKGKQGSAILKSQTVKDFYFDVAHNFFKRGLLHLGGLYFGERLVAFNFSIIYDQVFYLLKVAYDESVAKFSPGQIMTYLLLKRLFEQKLKRFDFLGPAMPWKLEWTGQFNQHSTLYIYGNTFKGSYLYTLNSKLLPALRKIEFLKKLKQKIIKR
- a CDS encoding DegT/DnrJ/EryC1/StrS family aminotransferase, giving the protein MKYIPSLQAISPFYFIKPSARVFERYYPFDHSGLHLFYFARNGIYFLGKYLKSKGINRILFPAYNHGNEIRALLASGLKLEYYNIHASAEIDFEHLERQLKDGDFRVLYFIHYVGIAQNLEKIIELKEKYDLILIEDNALGLFSEYRGRPLGSFGDFGIFCFYKTLPIPNGGGLVINNDSLRFPIETVPPQLLSTISRSAGLFFNWLDLRFNGLGRKLQAAKSKLSSVADKMEVERVPVLDTGFAVDKAAWGISKLSRYLINRISVENVIKKRRENFNFMLKHIPEKYHLFSELPDGAVPWFFPVKIKNREPVFQELTRRGVDCARFWRHFHPDIPAERFPEIKTLRDTVLELPIHQDLTDKHLKFVCDQFNQIAK
- a CDS encoding glycosyltransferase family 2 protein yields the protein MDVIFFWSSVLILGYIYLGYPLILFILSRIINKPLKADENNLPTVALVISAFNEEAVIKEKIENTLGLDYPPHKLQIWVVSDASTDHTDEVVRSFVNDRVHLLRMEERSGKTSGITRVMQKIESEIVVFSDANSMYDKKAIRELVKYFADPKIGYVVGHARYYDNGETAGSQEEVYWSLEIKMKINESKIGSVVGGDGAIYAIRKDLFKPLAPDDINDFVNPIQIVLQGFRGVFNPYAVCYEEAAPSFFKEYWRKRRIVNRSWRGLWKNVAVLNPFKTGIFAWEIFSHKLLRWLGGLFVITSFASNALIVNKSGFYAVTMTLHVLFHLAAFAGFFRDRKGKDSAGIIKFIFYFDMVNWASLQGIWDAFRGKTYTTWKTIRQE